In Arcobacter sp. F2176, a single genomic region encodes these proteins:
- the hypA gene encoding hydrogenase/urease nickel incorporation protein HypA, whose translation MHEYSIVQSLLESCEEHAKANNATKVTKVIVKIGILSGVEPDLLQTAFDTFKEKTICDECEFIINKQKIVIECQDCKEESILKKNEFTCPKCDSSNIRILDGEDMYLMSLEMN comes from the coding sequence TTGCATGAATATTCAATTGTTCAATCACTCTTAGAAAGTTGTGAAGAACACGCAAAAGCTAATAATGCCACAAAAGTTACTAAAGTAATAGTAAAAATAGGTATTCTAAGTGGAGTTGAACCTGATTTACTCCAAACTGCATTTGATACATTTAAAGAAAAAACAATATGTGATGAATGTGAGTTTATTATAAATAAACAAAAAATAGTCATAGAATGTCAAGACTGTAAAGAAGAATCAATTTTGAAAAAAAATGAATTTACTTGTCCCAAATGTGATTCTTCGAATATACGAATATTAGATGGAGAAGATATGTATTTAATGTCATTAGAAATGAATTAA
- a CDS encoding diguanylate cyclase yields the protein MKKTTLKEIIYKNYLKTTLSSIFFIELVLLILYFYANNNILEKSKNLVLKDLKESVNERIIFIKKDINTSFKNIETNLKYLQNEQQNFFEEINNIKNDNNVEFKHTINGAYYKSIDNGGSSVWVKKIANLTDTLKAELNKTELLDNNLKTSVVNNELVVAAYYNSRYNYSRYYPFIKDVYNVISDDTKVEEYTFYYNADLKHNPQKKVVWTDVYLDPAGLGWMISALIPIYKDNILEGVTGIDVTINKIIENFLNFKIPYNGSTFLIDKDLNIIAMDKIIKNEFKIKNFNEYKYSKNEKISHTVFRKEKELLLFKNKELCNILEDIVSNKNYKNEFKKADDKYYIFSNKLDKLPWYTITLVKESNVLKGVENLKEEYIHLGIIIIAFIVVFYFLFFIYLYKKANDFVLLINTPILKIINMTKILGSKKNEISLENCGIIEIDKLNENFNNLAKELDIRTKELINAETSRAFHEKLSNTDALTKVYNRRFLEDFSKKYFEMIKREKNTLSILIIDIDDFKSINDNYGHEAGDEVLLGLVEILQNKIRENDFIVRLGGDEFLVLLPNSDIQGAKIVAEKLIKSICESKNEYKRFTVSIGSSEYNFEDKDINCLIRRADEELYKAKKSGKNQLS from the coding sequence ATGAAAAAGACAACATTAAAAGAGATAATTTATAAAAATTATCTTAAAACAACTTTATCCTCTATCTTTTTTATTGAGTTAGTTTTGTTAATTTTATATTTTTATGCTAATAATAATATTTTAGAAAAAAGTAAAAACTTAGTTTTAAAAGATCTCAAAGAGAGTGTTAATGAAAGAATTATTTTTATTAAAAAGGATATTAATACTTCTTTTAAAAATATAGAAACCAATCTAAAATATTTGCAAAATGAACAACAAAACTTTTTTGAAGAAATTAATAATATAAAAAATGATAATAATGTTGAATTTAAACATACTATAAATGGCGCTTACTATAAAAGTATTGATAATGGAGGCTCTTCCGTTTGGGTTAAAAAAATAGCAAATCTTACAGATACTCTAAAAGCCGAACTAAATAAAACTGAATTATTAGATAATAATTTAAAAACAAGTGTTGTAAATAATGAACTAGTAGTAGCTGCATATTATAATTCAAGATATAATTATTCAAGATATTACCCTTTTATAAAAGATGTATATAATGTTATTTCAGATGATACAAAAGTAGAAGAGTACACTTTTTATTATAATGCAGATTTAAAACATAATCCCCAAAAAAAAGTTGTTTGGACAGATGTATATTTAGACCCGGCAGGATTAGGTTGGATGATAAGTGCACTTATTCCTATTTATAAAGATAATATATTAGAAGGAGTAACTGGAATTGATGTAACTATTAATAAAATTATTGAGAATTTTCTTAATTTTAAAATTCCTTATAATGGTTCAACTTTTTTGATTGACAAAGATTTAAATATTATTGCAATGGATAAAATAATAAAAAATGAGTTTAAGATTAAAAATTTTAATGAATATAAATACTCAAAAAATGAAAAAATATCACATACAGTTTTTAGAAAAGAAAAAGAATTATTATTATTTAAAAATAAAGAACTATGTAATATATTAGAAGATATTGTTTCAAATAAAAATTATAAGAATGAATTTAAAAAAGCTGATGATAAATATTATATTTTTTCAAATAAACTTGATAAATTACCTTGGTATACAATCACATTAGTTAAAGAATCCAATGTGTTAAAAGGTGTAGAAAATTTAAAAGAAGAATATATTCATTTAGGTATTATAATTATTGCATTTATTGTAGTATTTTATTTTTTGTTTTTTATTTATTTATATAAAAAAGCAAATGATTTTGTTTTATTAATAAATACTCCAATATTAAAAATAATTAATATGACAAAAATTCTTGGAAGTAAAAAAAATGAAATATCTTTAGAAAATTGTGGAATTATTGAAATTGATAAATTGAATGAAAATTTCAATAATCTTGCAAAAGAGTTAGATATACGAACTAAAGAGTTAATAAATGCAGAAACTAGTCGTGCTTTTCATGAAAAGTTATCAAATACAGATGCTTTGACAAAAGTTTATAATAGAAGATTTTTAGAAGATTTTTCTAAAAAATATTTTGAAATGATTAAAAGAGAAAAAAATACTTTATCTATATTAATAATTGATATTGATGATTTTAAAAGTATAAATGATAATTATGGACATGAAGCAGGTGATGAAGTATTATTAGGCTTAGTAGAAATTTTACAAAATAAAATTAGAGAAAACGATTTTATCGTAAGACTTGGTGGTGATGAGTTTTTAGTGCTTTTACCAAATTCTGATATTCAAGGAGCAAAAATAGTAGCAGAAAAATTAATTAAATCTATATGTGAATCTAAAAATGAGTATAAACGATTTACAGTAAGTATTGGTAGTTCTGAATATAATTTTGAAGATAAAGATATTAATTGTCTAATACGAAGAGCTGATGAAGAATTATACAAAGCAAAAAAATCTGGTAAAAATCAATTATCTTAG
- a CDS encoding ABC transporter substrate-binding protein, with protein sequence MSKKILGLSVATLLSCSSLLSAKEIKIGAVMPMSGPLAAYGQVTDLGVKLAHKLQPKLKNGDTIKIVLLDNKGDKVETANATTRLISSDKVVAILGALTSTNTAQTIAIADKKKVPVIAAVATNDKLTAKREFANRVCFTDSFQGEVVANYAISQGYKTAVVVVDQAQVYSLGLSKAFQNAFKAKGGKIVKKIKITSGDKDFKAVVSQIKQINPDFMFLPLYHPEASMIARQSKQLGLDKPMFSGDGVANQTFIDLGGDSIEGYMFTDFFDYANPPSKTSADFVAFHTKETGDKEMNSFSALGADTYNILIDAMNRCEDPTDSICINNEIKKTTDFDGVSGKITIDKDGNATRSAVIKEIKNGKAVFKATVNP encoded by the coding sequence ATATCGAAAAAAATTTTAGGTCTTAGTGTTGCTACACTTTTATCTTGTAGTTCACTTTTAAGTGCTAAAGAGATTAAAATTGGAGCGGTTATGCCTATGTCTGGACCTCTTGCAGCTTATGGGCAAGTTACAGATCTTGGCGTTAAATTAGCACATAAACTACAACCAAAATTAAAAAATGGTGATACTATAAAAATAGTATTATTAGATAATAAAGGTGATAAAGTTGAAACAGCAAATGCTACAACTAGATTAATTTCATCTGATAAAGTTGTTGCTATTTTAGGAGCTTTAACCTCTACTAACACTGCACAAACAATTGCTATTGCTGATAAGAAAAAAGTACCAGTTATTGCAGCAGTTGCAACAAATGATAAATTAACTGCAAAAAGAGAATTTGCAAATAGAGTTTGTTTTACTGACTCTTTTCAAGGTGAAGTTGTTGCAAACTATGCAATATCACAAGGATATAAAACTGCTGTTGTAGTTGTGGACCAAGCACAAGTTTATTCTTTAGGTCTTTCTAAAGCTTTCCAAAATGCATTTAAAGCAAAAGGTGGAAAAATTGTTAAAAAAATCAAAATCACTTCGGGTGACAAAGATTTTAAAGCTGTAGTTTCACAAATCAAACAAATAAACCCAGACTTTATGTTTTTACCTTTATATCATCCAGAAGCTTCTATGATTGCTAGACAATCTAAACAATTAGGATTAGATAAACCAATGTTTAGTGGAGATGGTGTTGCAAATCAAACATTTATTGATTTAGGTGGAGATTCTATTGAAGGGTATATGTTTACAGACTTTTTTGATTATGCAAATCCTCCATCAAAAACTTCAGCTGATTTTGTAGCTTTTCATACAAAAGAGACTGGTGATAAAGAAATGAACTCTTTTTCTGCTTTAGGTGCAGATACATACAATATTTTAATTGATGCAATGAATAGATGTGAAGACCCTACAGATTCTATTTGTATTAATAATGAAATTAAAAAAACAACTGATTTTGATGGTGTATCTGGAAAAATTACAATTGATAAAGATGGTAATGCAACTAGATCTGCTGTTATTAAAGAGATTAAAAATGGAAAAGCTGTATTTAAAGCAACTGTAAATCCATAA
- a CDS encoding branched-chain amino acid ABC transporter permease, giving the protein MINNSIFTKQRIINLGIIITAIWFTWFAQQVFDEYTVRIINNVAIFIILAVSYNLINGVTGQFSLEPNGFVAIGAYVTAILLVDSEGMLYQYDISDPYPWVLALQTNFLWALILSGIISALLALSLSFPVFRVRGDYLAIVTLGFGFIIRILAINSPEITNGSLGINDIPQFSNLYWTGGIAIFAVLAILNIIYSKYGRAMKAVRDDEDAASAMGINTFKIKTLAFTTSAFFEGVGGGLLAALLTSISPDLFTFFFTFQLLIIIVIGGLGSTTGAIIGTVMVMAGLEWMRFLDEPINFMGIHTDGLPGMRMVVFALILIVVMLFAREGLMGKKELKDLFKKKKANK; this is encoded by the coding sequence ATGATAAACAATTCAATTTTTACAAAACAAAGAATTATTAACCTAGGTATAATTATTACTGCTATTTGGTTTACTTGGTTTGCTCAACAGGTATTTGATGAATATACAGTAAGAATTATAAATAATGTTGCTATTTTTATTATTCTTGCAGTTTCTTATAATTTAATAAATGGTGTTACTGGACAATTTTCATTAGAACCAAATGGTTTTGTTGCAATTGGTGCTTATGTTACAGCAATATTATTAGTTGATAGTGAGGGTATGTTATATCAATATGATATTTCTGATCCATACCCATGGGTTCTAGCATTGCAAACTAATTTTCTTTGGGCTTTGATTTTATCAGGTATTATTTCAGCACTTTTAGCGTTATCTTTATCTTTTCCTGTATTTAGAGTAAGAGGTGATTATCTTGCAATTGTTACTCTTGGATTTGGTTTTATTATTAGAATTTTGGCTATTAATTCACCAGAAATTACAAATGGTTCTTTAGGAATAAATGATATTCCTCAATTCTCAAATTTGTATTGGACAGGTGGAATCGCTATTTTTGCAGTTTTAGCTATTTTGAATATAATTTATTCAAAATATGGTCGAGCTATGAAAGCAGTTCGAGATGATGAAGATGCAGCAAGTGCTATGGGTATTAATACTTTTAAAATAAAAACATTGGCTTTTACTACATCAGCATTTTTTGAAGGTGTTGGTGGTGGACTATTAGCTGCACTATTAACATCAATCAGTCCAGATTTATTTACTTTCTTCTTTACTTTCCAATTATTAATTATCATCGTAATAGGTGGACTTGGAAGTACTACAGGAGCAATAATTGGTACGGTTATGGTTATGGCTGGATTAGAATGGATGAGATTCTTAGATGAACCAATTAATTTTATGGGAATACATACAGATGGATTACCAGGGATGAGAATGGTTGTATTTGCCTTGATTTTAATTGTTGTAATGCTTTTTGCAAGAGAAGGTTTAATGGGGAAAAAAGAGTTAAAAGATTTATTTAAAAAGAAAAAGGCAAACAAATGA
- a CDS encoding branched-chain amino acid ABC transporter permease, which yields MDILTFMQQMVNGFSLGSMYALIAIGYTMVYGVLRLINFAHGDIMMVGAFLAYTFMAVFDLPFPLTVLLAVTLSAVLGMLMDKIAYKPLREAPKISLLITAIGISFFLENAFTVFVGGVPRAFPVPSYMEQIFTVANVTFSVSSITVPLVTLVLLLGILYVLYRTKYGMAIRALSFDIKTVNLMGIDANMIISLVFALGSALAAVGGIFWAINYPSVEPMMGVLVGLKAFAAAVVGGIGSVTGAVLGGFIIGFTEVVVIAFFPEMGGYKDAFAFVFLILVLLFKPTGIMGEDLEKSRF from the coding sequence ATGGATATATTAACGTTTATGCAGCAGATGGTAAACGGTTTTAGTTTGGGTAGTATGTATGCCCTTATTGCGATTGGTTATACGATGGTTTATGGTGTGTTAAGATTGATAAATTTTGCACATGGTGATATTATGATGGTTGGAGCTTTTTTAGCTTATACTTTTATGGCAGTATTTGATTTACCTTTTCCTCTTACAGTACTTTTGGCAGTTACTTTATCTGCTGTACTTGGAATGCTAATGGACAAAATTGCATATAAGCCATTAAGAGAAGCTCCAAAAATATCTTTACTTATTACTGCTATTGGAATATCTTTCTTTTTAGAAAATGCCTTTACTGTATTTGTAGGTGGAGTTCCTCGAGCTTTTCCTGTTCCTTCTTATATGGAACAAATATTTACAGTAGCTAATGTTACTTTTTCAGTTTCATCTATTACTGTTCCCCTTGTAACTTTGGTATTGCTTTTAGGGATTTTGTATGTTTTATATAGAACAAAATATGGTATGGCAATTAGAGCTTTATCTTTTGATATAAAAACAGTCAATTTAATGGGTATTGATGCAAATATGATTATATCTTTGGTATTTGCATTAGGTTCTGCTTTGGCTGCTGTTGGTGGAATATTTTGGGCTATAAATTATCCTTCTGTTGAACCTATGATGGGGGTATTGGTTGGATTAAAAGCTTTTGCTGCTGCAGTTGTAGGAGGAATTGGCTCTGTTACGGGTGCTGTTTTAGGTGGATTTATTATTGGATTTACAGAAGTTGTAGTAATCGCATTTTTTCCTGAAATGGGTGGATATAAAGATGCTTTTGCTTTTGTATTCTTGATATTAGTATTATTATTTAAACCTACTGGTATTATGGGTGAAGATTTGGAAAAGAGTAGGTTTTAA
- a CDS encoding ABC transporter ATP-binding protein, translating into MILEVCNVTKNFGGVTAIKDTSFQVKAKEIYGLIGPNGAGKTTMFNIITGNYEPTHGDIKFHGQKINGIKPYKIVHRGIARTFQNIRLFTSMTVLDNVLIGFDYQASYSYLETIFRLPRFFKEEKRVKQRALEIMEVLGIADYADELATSLSYGSQRKVEIARALAANPQLLLLDEPAAGMNPQETHELAKLFFKIRDQFDITILLIEHDMKFVNHLCDRVMVLDYGKTIFEGKIEDAIKDEEVIKAYLGDFKHA; encoded by the coding sequence ATGATTTTAGAAGTTTGCAATGTAACTAAAAACTTTGGTGGAGTAACTGCTATAAAAGATACTTCATTTCAAGTAAAAGCAAAAGAAATATATGGACTTATAGGTCCAAATGGTGCTGGTAAAACTACTATGTTTAATATTATTACTGGAAACTATGAACCAACACATGGAGATATAAAGTTTCATGGTCAAAAAATAAATGGAATAAAACCTTATAAAATAGTTCATAGAGGAATAGCAAGAACTTTTCAAAATATTAGACTTTTTACTTCAATGACAGTTTTAGATAATGTACTTATTGGATTTGATTATCAAGCTTCATATTCATATTTAGAAACAATTTTTAGATTGCCAAGATTTTTTAAAGAAGAAAAAAGAGTAAAACAAAGAGCTTTGGAAATTATGGAAGTGTTAGGAATCGCTGATTATGCAGATGAATTGGCAACATCACTTTCATATGGAAGTCAACGAAAAGTTGAGATTGCAAGAGCATTAGCAGCAAACCCTCAACTGCTTTTATTAGATGAACCAGCAGCAGGAATGAACCCACAAGAAACACATGAATTAGCAAAACTATTTTTTAAAATAAGAGATCAATTTGATATAACTATTTTATTAATAGAACATGATATGAAATTTGTAAATCATTTATGTGATAGGGTTATGGTATTAGATTATGGAAAAACTATATTTGAAGGTAAAATAGAAGATGCCATCAAAGACGAAGAAGTAATTAAGGCTTATTTAGGAGATTTCAAACATGCTTAA